One genomic window of Misgurnus anguillicaudatus chromosome 12, ASM2758022v2, whole genome shotgun sequence includes the following:
- the LOC141368973 gene encoding uncharacterized protein, with the protein MTAFFTSIYGHRLGVFQNLTIEEVEKAIKSASSGSYLINISLHKTNQAFSPAQLSLTPEEYSWFRRFLAMRVNLVGGPDATHFFFTLTPNPCKNLNSYFQGAWVLMGLPGKPTFTDLRTPIATHARNTHTSSYRIKVAKFMCHDTSSYLRRSPRRSRPRRGRAVRGWPKPNMAAGNADGRSRRPPPHLPVARKWGRQCPSRSPGCPRSTLPRA; encoded by the exons ATGACGGCCTTTTTCACCTCCATCTATGGTCACAGACTTGGGGTGTTTCAGAATCTGACCATAGAGGAGGTGGAGAAGGCCATCAAGTCGGCCAGCTCGGGGTCGTACCTCATAAAC ATATCGCTCCACAAGACCAACCAGGCGTTCAGTCCGGCGCAGCTGTCCCTCACGCCGGAGGAGTACTCGTGGTTTCGCCGGTTCCTGGCGATGAGGGTTAACCTGGTCGGAGGGCCGGACGCCACCCATTTCTTCTTCACATTGACACCCAACCCCTGTAAAAACCTGAACAGTTATTTCCAGGGGGCTTGGGTGTTGATGGGACTTCCGGGGAAGCCGACGTTCACGGACCTCCGGACCCCCATCGCCACGCAC GCCCGGAACACGCACACCTCAAGTTACCGGATCAAGGTGGCCAAATTCATGTGCCACGACACCTCCAGTTATTTGAGGAGGTCTCCCCGGCGAAGCCGTCCGAGGAGGGGACGAGCCGTAAGAGGGTGGCCAAAACCAAATATGGCGGCGGGAAACGCCGACGGGAGGAGTCGCCGCCCACCTCCCCATCTTCCAGTAGCTCGGAAGTGGGGGAGACAGTGCCCTTCCAGGAGTCCGGGGTGTCCTCGATCGACTCTCCCTCG AGCTTAG